In the Bicyclus anynana chromosome 6, ilBicAnyn1.1, whole genome shotgun sequence genome, one interval contains:
- the LOC112049211 gene encoding uncharacterized protein LOC112049211 encodes MFGLIITLAVVSTVTALPSRLPDPSEIAFTSDDQFEDYVDIWLANEQLQWFNQTTSSERSGCTLRVNGDFGQPQPVFINRARNVFVTPNGNTGNVRLNAGEEVIVACTGANRLIRHPNIGPNVQTATARCVSNNLVSGAGWLNGNQAFGQLTCNNDAVYETQQTAQRCFNNNVVVRSGFIVNNVFHVHYWSCFDVNRMEVLYVWYNQDNTNAIFQSGVDRPSWLAGPHFPGVNINGIYTQNNQRTVFANLLGANMVDRYLTSTQFLARGHLAAKTDYVFATAQRATFFFINAAPQWQPFNAGNWMRLESNLRRRIAAANYNTVIYTGTFGVTQLRNSAGRLVDIFLHTNNRVPVPLYFYKVVYDANRRQGTAFVSINNPYYTLAEARNLQFCTDRCRNNAAFNWINWQPDNISVGYSFCCTIPDFRRRIAHVPNFNVANGLLS; translated from the exons ATGTTTGGCCTCATTATTACCTTGGCGGTGGTATCCACCGTCACAGCACTTCCTTCCAGGCTTCCGGATCCATCTGAAATCGCCTTCACGAGCGATGACCAGTTTGAGGATTACGTAGACATCTGGCTTGCGAATGAGCAATTACAGTGGTTCAATCAAACGACATCATCAGAACGAAGTG gATGCACATTAAGAGTAAACGGTGACTTCGGTCAGCCGCAGCCCGTCTTCATTAATAGAGCGAGAAACGTGTTTGTGACTCCCAACGGGAACACTGGGAATGTTAGGCTGAATGCCGGAGAAGAGGTCATAGTCGCTTGCACGGGAGCTAACAGACTTATTCGTCACCCGAACATTGGACCTAACGTTCAGACCGCT ACTGCTAGATGTGTTAGCAATAACTTAGTATCGGGCGCTGGATGGTTAAACGGAAATCAAGCTTTTGGACAACTAACATGCAACAACGATGCCGTGTATGAGACACAGCAAACAGCTCAACGGTGCTTCAATAACAACGTCGTTGTAAG ATCTGGATTTATTGTCAACAATGTCTTCCACGTTCACTATTGGTCGTGCTTCGACGTCAACCGAATGGAAGTACTATATGTATGGTACAACCAAGACAATACCAATGCAATCTTTCAATCGGGCGTTGATCGCCCTAGCTGGTTGG cgGGTCCACATTTCCCTGGCGTAAATATTAACGGCATATACACGCAAAATAACCAAAGGACGGTGTTTGCTAACCTATTAGGTGCCAACATGGTAGACAGATATTTAACATCTACCCAATTCTTGGCCCGAGGACACTTAGCCGCTAAGACAGATTACGTGTTTGCAACTGCACAACGCGCCACATTCTTCTTCATCAACGCTGCTCCGCAATGGCAACCTTTCAATGCTGGAAATTGGATGAGACTTGAATCG AATCTTCGGCGTCGTATTGCTGCTGCCAACTACAACACCGTGATCTATACCGGCACTTTTGGTGTTACCCAATTACGTAACTCGGCTGGCCGTTTAGTTGATATCTTTTTGCACACGAACAATCGTGTCCCTGTACCTTTATACTTTTATAAG GTTGTTTACGATGCAAATCGTCGTCAAGGCACCGCCTTTGTGAGTATCAATAACCCGTACTACACATTGGCTGAGGCTCGTAATCTACAATTCTGCACGGATAGATGTCGCAACAACGCCGCCTTTAACTGGATTAACTGGCAACCAGACAATATTAGCGTTGGTTACAGTTTCTGCTGCACTATACCTGATTTCAGGAGACGCATTGCACACGTTCCCAATTTTAATGTTGCTAATGGACTCCTTTCCTAA
- the LOC112049199 gene encoding uncharacterized protein LOC112049199: protein MSEESKATENLKQLKERMKLIADADPAQYHNDYSLKRYLTAFKTVDDAFQAILKTNKWRVEYGVKDLHENKELIEKYKDKARVLRHRDIVGRPIVYIPAKNHSTSDRNIDDLTKFIVHCLEDASKKCFEEVVDNLCIIFDLNDFTLSCMDYQVLKNLIWLLSRHYPERLGICLIINAPAFFSGCWAVIKGWLDENTARKVTFVNNEMELCQYVIPDILPTDI, encoded by the exons ATGTCTGAGGAATCAAAAGCTACTGAAAATTTAAAGCAGCTAAAGGAAAGGATGAAATTAATAGCTGACGCGGATCCAGCTCAATACCACAACGACTATTCACTGAAGAGGTATCTAACAGCGTTCAAAACTGTTGATGACGCATTTCAG gctatattaaaaacaaacaaatggaGAGTTGAATATGGTGTTAAGGATTTACATGAAAACAAAGAACTTATAGAGAAATATAAAGACAAAGCTAGAGTTCTAAGACACAGAGACATAGTTGGGAGACCAATTGTTTATATCCCAGCAAAAAATCATAGTACCAGTGACCGTAACATTGATGATCTTACAAAATTTATTGTTCACTGTTTG gAAGATGCCAGCAAGAAATGTTTTGAAGAGGTGGTTGATAACCTGTGCATCATTTTTGACTTGAATGATTTTACATTGTCCTGCATGGACTACCAAGTACTCAAAAATTTGATCTGGCTCCTTAGTAGACACTATCCAGAGAGGCTCGGAATCTGCCTTATTATTAATGCTCCAGCATTTTTTTCTGGTTGTTGGGCCGTTATTAAGGGATG GTTGGATGAAAACACAGCAAGAAAAGTGACATTTGTCAACAATGAAATGGAACTCTGTCAGTATGTAATACCTGATATCCTGCCAACAGATATTTAA